Proteins found in one Planctomycetia bacterium genomic segment:
- a CDS encoding PQQ-binding-like beta-propeller repeat protein, which produces MADIEDILLALEKSNLVPSAFVARLRMEVTKSPPPHDPKLLIKFLVDKGHITPAQGERLLLAPKSVLPPKSAQDEYINLDDDLGLAPLDEPLARSQTAGPPPVPAPKAGGSSMLIKKYAPEPARPVPVPVEQIYELEEVVEDQELTESDVVTEQLDVTSDEDEMLVNKRARRRSVWDSPLLVLGGGGLALLLIVVGALLWSIFRASGEDAFRVAESDYKNGAYTQAIEKIDAYLADYSNHKDVSNARVMRGLSQIRQHVEGSRDLTAALDTARTTLNEISSEEAFPQFRAELAGLLPDIAAGLAARAAQSPDKDLITQSNEALSLVKQYVPAAIRNEERLSAVADSLDVTRRTLAREARLAATITAINQVARKLASTAAEELPTQLEIAYDARQELLKEYPKLVDEDRLAAAMKSVSQAEIGAVQPFELSRDATTDEPTSPVRSTLTLVTRTSAGAVGSDPPSVMFAATPGSLTALNAQTGEPLWRRAMGRGTYLAPMLLAGVNAGDALIADSERRELSRIEIATGKLRWRQSWEETFSAAPALFGNEVLLASHSGKLYRIELQSGRIAGGWQLPQSLDTAPAIDARKKLVYQLGSHSNLYVLSPEAPVCREVLYLGHETGAILVAPTAVSRYLIVSENIGLKDSQLRVVLVDEAGLQLTAQQTEPLGGHVDTPLVVEGRVLHAVTDRGGIFSFEIAAPGQGKPLSPLAQRAATLLEPLTHFSLVKDGRVWVAGEDLSRYGIQSTSAKLAPDGVTLQNSVFLQPLQLTGDSLLLLRRPRSGWGAIAMAVRTSRRETIWETKLAMPSLGGVTQSTDGQTMILLDASGGVFRIAAAEIGRGGIASAASTVATWPEAIDPAALQTPPLQLDDGSQIWAVEPNAERLLQLAPDGTSRWIVLPEPLTSSPDRFREGLALTGQEGRVYVIDPAREGNLLEPYQPRAAADQSFRRFGPTTVDENHLLTADEEGKLSLLVVKDDPKPNLEIERDVTLTEPLAGAPIVLGNMAFAINARDAVAAFELPTLEQVQTWSLNGRPLWGPRRVGECVMLVTPANELWCWNAAGEQTWKLPLAHGPLAGAPLTRPDGYVLVTRSGAIVHVGADGAELAHVETGLSLQGAALVIGQHVVAPDSDGALHLIPLP; this is translated from the coding sequence ATGGCTGACATCGAAGACATTCTGCTGGCGCTTGAAAAAAGCAACCTGGTGCCGTCGGCATTTGTGGCTCGGTTGCGCATGGAAGTCACGAAGTCGCCGCCGCCGCATGATCCGAAACTACTAATCAAGTTCCTCGTCGACAAAGGCCACATCACCCCCGCGCAGGGCGAGCGATTGCTCCTCGCGCCGAAGTCGGTGCTGCCGCCCAAGTCCGCGCAGGATGAGTACATCAATCTCGACGACGACTTGGGCCTGGCGCCTTTGGATGAACCTCTCGCGCGATCGCAAACGGCTGGGCCGCCTCCGGTCCCCGCGCCGAAAGCGGGCGGCTCCAGCATGTTGATCAAGAAGTATGCGCCCGAGCCAGCTCGCCCAGTTCCAGTGCCGGTCGAACAGATCTACGAATTGGAGGAAGTGGTCGAAGATCAGGAGTTGACCGAGTCCGACGTCGTTACTGAGCAGCTCGACGTGACCTCGGACGAAGACGAGATGCTGGTCAACAAGCGGGCGCGGCGTCGCAGCGTGTGGGATTCGCCGCTGTTGGTGCTGGGCGGCGGCGGGCTGGCGCTGTTGCTGATCGTCGTCGGCGCGCTGCTTTGGTCGATCTTCCGTGCGTCCGGCGAGGATGCGTTCCGCGTGGCGGAAAGCGATTACAAGAACGGCGCCTACACGCAGGCGATCGAAAAGATCGACGCATACCTGGCGGACTATTCCAACCACAAGGATGTTTCGAACGCCCGCGTGATGCGCGGCTTGTCCCAGATTCGTCAGCATGTGGAAGGCTCGCGCGACTTGACCGCCGCGCTCGATACCGCGCGGACCACGTTGAACGAGATCTCCAGTGAAGAGGCCTTCCCGCAGTTCCGCGCGGAATTGGCCGGGCTGTTGCCGGACATCGCCGCGGGGCTCGCAGCGCGCGCAGCGCAATCGCCGGACAAGGATTTGATCACGCAAAGCAACGAGGCGCTCTCGCTGGTCAAGCAATATGTTCCGGCGGCGATTCGCAACGAAGAGCGTTTGAGCGCGGTGGCTGATTCGCTCGACGTCACGCGCCGCACGCTGGCGCGCGAAGCACGCTTGGCGGCGACGATCACCGCCATCAATCAGGTCGCGAGAAAGCTGGCGTCCACGGCGGCGGAGGAATTGCCTACCCAACTGGAGATTGCTTACGACGCGCGCCAGGAATTGTTGAAGGAGTATCCGAAGCTCGTGGACGAGGACCGACTCGCCGCGGCGATGAAATCGGTTTCGCAAGCGGAGATCGGCGCGGTGCAGCCATTCGAGCTGTCCCGTGACGCCACGACGGACGAACCGACGTCGCCGGTGCGCTCCACGCTGACATTGGTGACGCGCACCAGCGCCGGCGCAGTGGGAAGCGATCCGCCGTCGGTGATGTTTGCCGCGACGCCCGGCAGCCTGACTGCTTTGAACGCACAGACCGGCGAGCCGCTCTGGCGCCGCGCGATGGGCCGAGGAACGTATCTCGCGCCGATGTTGTTGGCCGGCGTAAATGCCGGCGATGCGCTCATTGCGGACTCCGAGCGACGCGAGTTGTCGCGAATTGAAATCGCCACCGGCAAGTTGCGTTGGCGACAATCCTGGGAGGAGACCTTTTCCGCCGCGCCGGCGTTGTTCGGCAATGAGGTCTTGCTGGCCTCGCATTCCGGCAAGCTCTATCGCATCGAGTTGCAGTCGGGCCGCATTGCCGGCGGCTGGCAGTTGCCGCAATCGCTCGATACTGCGCCGGCCATCGACGCGCGCAAGAAGCTGGTCTACCAATTGGGCTCGCATTCCAATCTGTACGTGTTGTCGCCGGAAGCGCCAGTGTGCCGCGAAGTGCTGTATCTAGGCCACGAGACCGGCGCCATTCTCGTCGCGCCGACGGCCGTGAGCCGCTATTTGATTGTCAGCGAGAACATCGGGCTCAAAGACAGCCAGTTACGAGTTGTGCTTGTCGACGAGGCCGGCTTGCAACTTACGGCGCAACAAACGGAACCGCTCGGAGGACACGTCGATACGCCGCTCGTCGTCGAAGGCCGCGTGTTGCACGCCGTGACCGATCGCGGCGGCATTTTTTCGTTCGAGATCGCCGCGCCAGGACAGGGTAAGCCACTTTCGCCGCTCGCGCAACGGGCCGCCACGTTGCTCGAGCCGCTCACGCATTTTTCGCTGGTGAAAGACGGCCGGGTGTGGGTGGCGGGCGAGGATCTGTCGCGCTACGGCATTCAATCGACCAGCGCCAAGCTGGCGCCTGACGGCGTGACTTTGCAGAACTCGGTGTTCCTGCAGCCGCTGCAACTGACTGGCGATTCGTTGCTCTTGCTCCGTCGTCCCCGATCGGGTTGGGGGGCGATAGCGATGGCGGTGCGTACCTCGCGGCGCGAGACGATTTGGGAAACCAAGCTGGCGATGCCAAGCCTGGGAGGCGTAACGCAATCGACCGACGGGCAGACGATGATCCTCCTCGACGCGTCCGGCGGCGTTTTTCGCATCGCGGCGGCCGAGATCGGCCGCGGCGGCATCGCGAGCGCCGCGTCCACGGTCGCGACGTGGCCGGAAGCGATTGATCCCGCCGCGCTGCAAACACCTCCCTTGCAACTCGACGACGGCTCACAGATCTGGGCAGTGGAACCGAACGCCGAGCGCCTGCTGCAACTCGCGCCGGATGGTACGTCGCGCTGGATCGTCTTGCCGGAACCATTGACCTCCTCGCCGGATCGCTTTCGTGAAGGCCTTGCGCTGACCGGCCAGGAAGGCCGTGTTTATGTCATCGATCCGGCGCGTGAAGGCAACCTGTTGGAGCCGTACCAGCCGCGCGCGGCGGCGGACCAGTCGTTCCGGCGCTTTGGTCCAACAACGGTCGACGAGAATCATCTCCTCACCGCCGACGAGGAAGGAAAGCTATCGTTGCTCGTCGTGAAGGACGATCCCAAGCCGAATCTGGAAATCGAGCGCGATGTCACGCTCACGGAACCGTTGGCGGGCGCGCCCATCGTGCTGGGCAACATGGCGTTCGCGATCAACGCGCGCGACGCCGTGGCGGCCTTCGAACTGCCCACTCTGGAGCAGGTCCAAACCTGGTCGCTCAATGGTCGACCGCTCTGGGGCCCGCGCCGCGTCGGCGAGTGCGTGATGCTGGTGACGCCGGCCAACGAGCTCTGGTGTTGGAACGCCGCGGGCGAGCAGACTTGGAAGCTTCCGCTGGCTCACGGACCCTTGGCCGGAGCGCCGCTCACACGGCCGGACGGGTACGTACTCGTGACCCGCAGCGGC